The following proteins are co-located in the Bacteroidales bacterium genome:
- a CDS encoding YebC/PmpR family DNA-binding transcriptional regulator — translation MGRAFEFRKARKMKRWGSMAKTFTKLGKEISIAVKSGGPDPENNPRLRVLVQNAKAANMPKDNVERAIKKATAKDTDDYREVVYEGYGPHGIAVVVETFTDNPTRTVANVRSYFTRNGGSLGTSGSLSFMFEHKCVFKLKAKDGLDLEELELELIDLGVTEIFAEEETIFIYAEFESFGALQSYFEENGFEIISAEFERIPTQTKTLTPDQVADFEKMLGKFEEDEDVSNIFHNMKE, via the coding sequence ATGGGACGTGCATTTGAATTCCGTAAAGCCCGCAAAATGAAGCGGTGGGGCAGTATGGCCAAGACTTTTACCAAACTGGGAAAAGAAATCTCAATAGCTGTGAAATCGGGTGGCCCTGACCCTGAAAACAACCCGCGCCTTCGCGTATTGGTGCAAAACGCCAAGGCGGCCAATATGCCTAAAGATAACGTGGAACGGGCAATCAAAAAAGCCACTGCAAAAGATACCGACGATTACCGCGAGGTGGTTTATGAAGGTTACGGGCCGCATGGCATCGCGGTGGTGGTGGAAACATTTACTGACAACCCGACCCGCACCGTTGCCAACGTCCGCAGCTACTTTACGCGCAACGGCGGCTCGCTGGGAACCAGCGGCAGCCTGAGTTTCATGTTTGAACACAAATGCGTTTTTAAGCTGAAAGCAAAAGATGGCCTCGACCTCGAAGAACTTGAGCTGGAACTGATCGACCTGGGGGTTACCGAAATCTTTGCCGAAGAAGAAACCATTTTCATTTACGCTGAATTTGAATCCTTCGGCGCTTTGCAAAGCTATTTTGAAGAAAACGGGTTTGAAATCATCAGTGCCGAATTTGAACGCATTCCCACACAAACCAAAACGCTGACCCCCGACCAGGTAGCAGATTTCGAAAAGATGCTTGGCAAATTTGAAGAAGACGAGGATGTGAGCAATATCTTTCACAATATGAAGGAATGA
- a CDS encoding response regulator transcription factor, which yields MIRVIVIDDENHVRDSLIKILHRHCPEVQVVGQANGVSTGLEAIRELLPELVLLDIQMKDGTGFDLLSTLPSIDFKVIFVTAFDEFAIQAFRYSAVDYLLKPVNPELLKEAVNRAGMMIKEHFRMQMQVLEENLRNLSNKNKKIIIKTAETMHLIEVKNLVCCDSDSSYTSIHTADGGKIMVSKTLKDYEDMLADCGFYRVHKSYLINLLHIRRFERQDGGYVVLTNDLKIPVASRKRDELLELFEKLAE from the coding sequence ATGATACGAGTAATTGTTATTGACGATGAAAACCACGTCCGCGATTCGCTGATCAAGATTCTCCACCGGCATTGTCCGGAAGTTCAGGTTGTCGGGCAGGCCAATGGCGTTTCGACCGGCCTGGAAGCAATTCGTGAACTTCTGCCCGAGCTGGTCCTGCTCGACATACAAATGAAGGACGGTACAGGTTTCGATCTGCTTTCCACTCTCCCTTCCATTGACTTCAAGGTGATTTTTGTTACTGCTTTTGATGAATTCGCTATCCAGGCTTTCAGGTACAGCGCCGTGGATTATTTGTTGAAACCGGTGAATCCCGAGTTGTTGAAGGAGGCCGTAAATCGTGCGGGGATGATGATCAAAGAGCACTTCAGGATGCAGATGCAGGTGCTTGAAGAAAACCTCAGGAACCTAAGCAATAAAAACAAGAAGATCATCATTAAGACAGCCGAAACCATGCATCTGATCGAGGTGAAGAATTTGGTCTGCTGCGACTCCGACAGTTCTTATACCTCAATCCACACTGCCGATGGAGGTAAAATTATGGTTTCGAAAACGCTGAAAGATTATGAAGATATGCTGGCTGATTGCGGGTTTTACAGGGTGCATAAATCGTATCTGATCAATCTTTTGCACATCAGGCGTTTCGAGCGGCAGGACGGCGGTTATGTGGTGCTGACCAACGATTTGAAAATCCCGGTGGCTTCGCGTAAGCGGGACGAGTTGCTGGAACTTTTTGAAAAACTGGCCGAATGA